Proteins from one Hyperolius riggenbachi isolate aHypRig1 chromosome 4, aHypRig1.pri, whole genome shotgun sequence genomic window:
- the LOC137504665 gene encoding serine/threonine-protein kinase SBK1-like codes for MAACFEVEKTSDDRFDVIEFLGKGSYGEVALALDKATGTHVALKLVKKNGTSWGAFFHELAVSMFLNGHDGIISTHPGYMDSPDHFGFSQEWAPAGSLHSLIQPGVGIPEDVAKRCAQQISEALAYMHSKGLVHRDLKPDNILLMDELCSHVKLSDFGLAQLAGTPVAPMYPVNTFMSPELYELQHDELLVLGSFVDTWAFGVLLYLLVTGCFPWERPLVADPYFKDFFMWQVHAGIIPTPESWQRFSKPAMEMFDVLLRRDLTNRGPVGVVNSFLEVAWTAENVPQKDYAIVETEEDVAGMVLYDGQLIVEQEYIVVEGAGDVEYIIVSDSGSDPAVNTLLLLTDNVTVDMDPQGVAAVT; via the exons ATGGCCGCCTGTTTTGAAGTAGAAAAAACTTCTGATGATCGTTTTGATGTAATtgagtttcttgggaaaggctcaTATGGCGAAGTCGCCTTGGCTCTGGACAAGGCAACAG GTACACATGTTGCATTGAAATTGGTGAAGAAAAATGGAACCAGTTGGGGGGCTTTCTTCCATGAACTCGCAGTGTCCATGTTCCTCAATGGTCACGATGGAATCATTTCCACAcatcctggctacatggactcccCGGACCATTTTGGATTTTCTCAGGAATGGGCACCTGCTGGATCCCTCCACTCCCTCATCCAGCCTGGG GTTGGCATCCCGGAGGATGTGGCAAAGCGATGTGCACAGCAAATCAGCGAGGCCTTGGCATACATGCACAGCAAAGGGTTGGTGCACAGAGACCTCAAGCCCGACAACATCCTCCTCATGGACGAGTTGTGTTCTCATGTAAAGCTAAGTGACTTTGGACTTGCCCAGCTGGCCGGGACACCAGTCGCACCCATGTACCCGGTCAACACTTTTATGTCCCCTGAACTCTATGAACTTCAACATGATGAGCTATTGGTCCTGGGTTCTTTTGTGGACACCTGGGCCTTTGGTGTTCTTTTATACCTTCTAGTGACCGGATGTTTTCCATGGGAAAGGCCTCTGGTTGCTGATCCATATTTTAAAGACTTTTTTATGTGGCAAGTTCATGCAGGAATTATTCCAACACCTGAAAGCTGGCAGAGATTCAGTAAGCCAGCTATGGAGATGTTTGATGTGCTCCTCAGaagagacctcaccaacagaggacCTGTGGGAGTGGTTAACTCTTTCTTAGAAGTTGCCTGGACTGCTGAAAATGTTCCCCAAAAGGACTATGCAATTGTGGAGACGGAGGAGGATGTGGCTGGCATGGTGCTCTATGATGGACAATTGATAGTAGAACAGGAGTATATTGTTGTGGAGGGTGCTGGAGACGTAGAGTACATCATTGTGAGCGACTCTGGTTCTGACCCTGCAGTCAACACACTGCTGCTTCTAACAGACAATGTGACTGTGGATATGGACCCTCAAGGGGTTGCAGCAGTCACATAG